From Pulveribacter suum, a single genomic window includes:
- the lplT gene encoding lysophospholipid transporter LplT: MKRGFYTIMSAQFFSSLADNALFVTAVELLRTGGAAEWQRAALVPMFALFYVVLAPFVGAFADSQPKGRVMLLSNAIKMVGCLMMLYGSHPLLAYAVVGLGAAAYSPAKYGILTELLPASQLVQANGWIEGLTIASIILGVLLGGQLVAPHLSSLLLGLDFPLLDFGITLPAEAAIMALVPIYGLAAWFNLRIPHTGVEMRPMPRNPLALLPDFWTCNSRLWRDRLGQISLSTTTLFWGVSGNLRYIVLAWSAAALGYGVTQASALVGVVAIGTAVGAVLASMRMRLDTATRVIPLGIAMGVFVMLMNVIHSIWLAIPFLIILGGLGGFLVVPMNALLQHRGHNLMGAGRSIAVQNFNEQAAILGMGAFYSLSTKFGLSAFGAISIFGLLVAVVMWLIGRWHRYNTRCHAQEMEQLLKIARSDHH, encoded by the coding sequence GGTTTCTACACCATCATGTCGGCGCAGTTTTTCAGCTCGCTGGCCGACAATGCCCTGTTCGTGACCGCGGTGGAACTGCTGCGCACTGGCGGCGCTGCCGAGTGGCAGCGCGCCGCCCTGGTGCCCATGTTCGCGCTGTTCTACGTGGTGCTGGCGCCCTTCGTCGGCGCGTTCGCCGACTCCCAGCCCAAGGGCCGCGTCATGCTGCTGAGCAACGCCATCAAGATGGTGGGCTGCCTGATGATGCTCTACGGCTCGCACCCGCTGCTGGCCTACGCCGTGGTCGGCCTGGGCGCGGCCGCGTATTCGCCGGCCAAGTACGGCATCCTGACCGAGCTGCTGCCGGCGTCCCAGCTGGTGCAGGCCAACGGCTGGATCGAGGGGCTGACCATCGCCTCCATCATCCTGGGCGTGCTGCTGGGCGGCCAGCTGGTGGCGCCGCACCTCTCTAGCCTGCTGCTGGGGCTGGACTTTCCGCTGCTGGATTTCGGCATCACCTTGCCCGCCGAGGCGGCCATCATGGCGCTGGTGCCCATCTACGGCCTGGCCGCGTGGTTCAACCTGCGCATTCCCCACACCGGCGTGGAGATGCGCCCCATGCCGCGCAACCCGCTGGCGCTGCTGCCCGACTTCTGGACCTGCAACAGCCGCCTGTGGCGCGACCGGCTGGGGCAGATCTCGCTGTCCACCACCACCCTGTTCTGGGGCGTGTCGGGCAACCTGCGCTACATCGTGCTGGCCTGGAGCGCCGCCGCCTTGGGCTACGGCGTGACGCAGGCCTCGGCCCTGGTGGGCGTGGTGGCCATCGGCACGGCCGTCGGCGCGGTGCTGGCCTCGATGCGCATGCGCCTGGACACCGCCACCCGCGTCATCCCGCTGGGCATCGCCATGGGCGTGTTCGTGATGCTGATGAACGTCATCCACAGCATCTGGCTGGCCATCCCCTTTCTCATCATCCTGGGCGGGCTGGGGGGTTTCCTGGTCGTGCCGATGAACGCGCTGCTGCAGCACCGCGGCCACAACCTGATGGGCGCGGGCCGCTCCATCGCCGTGCAGAACTTCAACGAGCAGGCGGCCATCCTCGGCATGGGGGCGTTCTACAGCCTGTCCACCAAGTTCGGCCTGTCGGCCTTCGGCGCGATCTCCATCTTCGGCCTGCTGGTGGCCGTGGTCATGTGGCTGATCGGGCGCTGGCACCGCTACAACACGCGCTGCCACGCCCAGGAGATGGAGCAGCTGCTGAAGATCGCCCGCAGCGACCATCACTGA